The genomic window GTTGATTGGCTCGCTAAGAGCCGTTCATCATATCTGTAATGTACTTTTCTTTCCACTGTTGAACTGTTTCAAGCACCCACCAGAATAAAGCTAATATGATGATGTACAAAGAATCTTAGATAGAtcatgttgctccaaaaccggCACAAATTTAGAGGGAAATGGAAATGTCAAAAGATACATTTGACGGGAACTTCTTGCTGGGCATATTTTGTCACTGTTCAGTAACATCATTCATCAATATGCAAATGCATTGACATTCAACgatttaaaataacaaataatcTAAAATGTCCCTGCCATGGCGTTACTAAAACGGCTGAATGAACAATCGTGCTCCTACTCAAAAACCAAGTAGGTACTTTCAAGTGTGTTAATACAACTACGCAGGCAGAAACATGAACATGATTGATAAAAGAGGCCCAATGTTTGGTCATCTGCTAAGAGGGGTTATGAGAGATACTGTATGAGACAGAGAATATGTACACAGTGAATGTGAGAGCTGGTCTGGAGGCAGAAAAAGAGTCGCTCCCCAATCCTACAGACACTTCCCTAAACGCCATCTGTCTCTTGGTCAGACATGGTTTCTCACTCACACCTATTTCCCCTCCTTGTCCTCTAAGCGGCCCGGAGTAAAAATGTAGTCCAAGGCTTGTCTCTCAGCAGCGGCCACGTTGGGATGCCAGAGGTCCACCATGAAGACCACCCTGGGGCCGTCCTCTGCGccgcctgcacacacacacacacacacacacacacacacacacacacacacacacacacagacatatggcaacaacaaaaaaccaaaAGCCCCATTTTGTCATGATCTTGCCGTGAAactatattatattaaaaaaggCTCTCTGACTTTAGTGATATTGGATTATACCACTTTTAGGTCAATCCTCCGTCTTAAAGGAATGAATAAAAAAGGACAGGGTGCAATAAAAGATTCTGTTTTAATCCCGTCTTACCCTCGTGGAAGGCCCTGTGGAGGAAGGAGTCATCAAAAAGCAGACAGCTGCCCTCAGACCAGCACTGTGGCTCTCCACCAACAACAAGCTCACAGGAGGGGGGCACTCTGAGACCTGCCAGAGAAAAATAGCAAATCCATTCATGTGTCATTATGGGAAAGCAAAGCATTTTGTGTTGCCAACCAATCTCCTAGGTAACAGCTCCCGGACAAAATGCCCTCTTCCCAGAGTGTCCTGCATTATTACAATATTCTGTTTTAAAGCATCTTATGAAAGACCCTGTCTACACAACAATAAACATCACTATTTATAGCCATCTCTCGGGGTACAGTTGGAAATAGAATCAAAGCTCAGGTGCagagaaaacaataaaatcatcacatatgCCACTAAATTTCAGCCACGTGCCATCCTGACCCAGGAGGATCCAGAACACCACAGCAGCTGATTCAAACatgcttatttttttaaatcatctgCTGTCGTGTTGAGGCGAAAACACTCTGAGCCTCAGACATCACATGgctgaatcagtttcagctcaCTTAGCAGTTCGTTCTCTTACCCAGGTGGCAGCGCAGCCTGACATTTGTTGGACCGTAATGCTCAGTGATCAGAGCTCCGGGCGTCAACACAGAGAAGCAGGCGTTTCCGAACACGTTGTTGGCGATGAAGGTGCGCAGCTGACCCAGCACCCTCCAGGCCCGTGGACACCTCCTGACATTAAGAACCAATGGGGTGCCTTGGTTAACCAGGTAGTAGGTCCACCACTGCCCCCGAGGAGTGTTGTTGGCTTTCCACCCTGGTGGCAGTGAGGAGCCGCTGCGGGCCGGAGGTTGGTGGTAGATGCTCTCAAACTCAGCCAGAAGGGCGGGGAAGCTCTGCTCCAGCAGCTCCACGTCATGTCTCTGTACTTCTCTGGAGAAGAAAGGGGCTGACGGTAGGTCTGGGAGGAAGAAGACCTCTGGCCGTTGGATGGTCGGTCGGCTGTTGAGGTATCGGCCTTGATCGCGGACTCCTTTATGCACCCTGCCCATACCTGACCAGGTGTAGCGCTTGGCGTAATCCTGCAGGCTGTGATAGAGCCTCTGGTTCAAACTCTCTCCGGCGCTGGTGCATCGGAAGCATTCTGATGACTGGCAGAAAGCGAAGCCGTTCTGCTCTTCTAGCATTGACCCATGCTTCCCTTTCCCCCTGCCACGGCAGTCTGAACTCATAAAGCCTCCCACCACCCCTCCAATCCGGCTGGGCCCAGCCAGATACCTCCCACGCAGAGGGCTGGAGCCGTGCTCCCTGCCCACCCTGTAACAATACCacataaacagcagcagcacacacatgGCTATGGCAAAAGCACAGATTTCGCATTCCCTTATAGACTGCATCCCTCCAGCCACCATCTCCCTCACATTCTCTAACGACCACTCCATCTCGGCTCGCTTCTGGATTGCTGAATCTGACGGTGGGGGGAAAAGTGCTGATAAAAGATCAGTTAGCACGTCTTCTCTTGATTGAAAGGGGCCTTAAACCACACACAGGGCGTTAGTGAGTCTAGTGTCAAGCAGCTCTTATCGCCCCCCCTATGGTAAACAGTCTGCTGATTCGATCTGACACACTCGCTCTTCAGTCCTAACATTTCAGCACTGTGCAACGAGGGAAGGTTTCTCCTTGCATGGTGTCTGGCTGTGCGGTATTtgtgctgctccctctctggtTCTCTCAGACAAATGCAGACAGACACCGCGCCTTAGGTAAATCTGTTctctgaaaaacaaagacagaaggagagaaagaggggtgaggagagaggaggatacTGTCACTGACATCAGAGGGGGATGCTGCGATTGACATGAATGCCCCAAACTCTATTTACTGTTCATGTGTTGGCATGCAGGATGAGTTAATGTGATGCAGGTTTGACAACAAATTGCTTTGTGTCTTCCTCCTCAAGAGTTTAAGCAAATTCCTATCCTGTATGCACCACAAAACACACCTGCTGAAACTCACCCACACGCTGTGGACTTCAAAATGACtgcaccccacacacacacacacacacacacacacacacacacaaacactttgaaCACATTTTGGGATTCACACACTCCTGTACTGCACTGTATAAAACCATGAGTCATTGGCACATTGCTGCATTTAACACAgatctctctctttttatattttttgcgcaccacgcacacacatgcgcgcGCACCAAACAGTGAATTATGTAAACTTAAACAGTGTTGATACCCACCCACATGTATAATTGGCATTCATAGGTTGCTCAGCAGGAGCTGCATAAATGGATCCtcggggggagggagggggcgAGATGTAGTCTGTGTAACCGTATAGGCCTTAGTATAAAAAAGAGGAGTGGATTACATGAGTAGGATTATATAATGATAATGGACCAACAGCCAAAACGCGAGGAGTGCAATGCGTCAACTGTGATCAGAACTCCACGATGCTCCCTCACCAAAAATGGTCGGGTAATCCTGCTCCAATAGATCCTCCCCTACATCCTGTCTGACAGCATCAAGACGCCCCCACatcccccacacacactcccGCTGCTTTTAGGACAGACTGACCATCAAACCCAACCACAAAGCCACGTAAagcacacacactacacacacccTGCCTTATCCCTCCACTGTTCCCATGTAATCTTAGAGCCACCAGGGCCAAGCTGCCACACAAACTGATGACTAACATATTGATGAGCAGTAACGTCCAACAAGCCGcggaaaaaaacaagcagatcGCAGTAACCCAGCTCATGTTCCCTCGTCTATATCTACGTGGATGTTTGGTGCGTGGATTCGTGCACAGGTTTGCATCCATACCTACTCAACATTCATGACTGTGGCCAGTGGAGAGGAGAGGCGCACAGGTGTTTCTCCAGGCGAAGCTGCGCACCACTGCAGTGCACAAGGTAGACGGATATCAGTCGCCAACATTATAGGAAATATCTCCAAAATGCACAAAAGAAGTCCTAACAGGAAGCGACAGCCATCGTACAGCGGAGAGAGACGAGAAAGCTGTCCCACCGACGGTTTGagtccctgtctgtctgtgatggACAGCAGCGTCGAGGTAGGCTTCAGACAATATTGTTGTAAATACTGAAGCTCCACCAGGGAAGCCACCCAGCGGCAAGCGACCAGAGGAATGCGCGACAGCATTTCCGGTTGGACCTTTCAAAAATAAACGCTTCAATTAGACGCGTGTTAAAAGCAGTCAGCAGTAAGACCTGGCACTCCAACCCAGGGGTCAGAAGGGCCATTTTTagcttctttgttttttttaatcagtctgGAATACATATTTGTGCTTTATAATTACAACCTATTAGATCTAACTTATCATATCAATATTACTAATAGTTATAAATgaacattcattaatatgttttggcACAAGGTGACTACTCTGCAGGAGActatttgtgattattttgtaCCTAAACAGTGCAGCATCGATGGTGAAAGCAAAGAAATCTGCCCACTCACTATTAAACTGTCTGTTTGCCTCTGAGACTTTCTTTTCTGGATTTGGAATTGATAGCTGGCCTAGCGAGGGAGACTCCACCACTACCTAGCCACCGCTATTTAGGTTCACTAGAATTAAGGAGAATAGACCAGGTCATAGACGTATGATGCACACTTTAGTTGATGGaatgttgaaacttttttttgtgtgttttttgatgtCATAGgttatatatttttacaattggaaaatgtaagaatcactttaggcctacagcaatgaaaaattaaaatgttaaaaaataactgttattcaTGTCCACATTTTTCTAAAAGCCACATAGACCCACTGGAGAGGGGTTAAAGAGCTGCATGCGGCCCCACAGCCTCAGGTTGCCGATAGCACAACAACCTAGTCTCAGCAGCTATGCCCTCTATTTCTTCTAAAGGACTGCTTCAGCAATTTAGCCGCCTTTAAGAGACAGATTAACAAAGAAACAATACTTTCATTggtatataatataatataatataatataatataatataatatatatataatataaccTGAACCTgagaattgctgtgttttcatttccttcgaatgtttatatttacatatggATCAGGTTCTCTTCCACAGAGGTGGTTGTTTTCACAGAAGCCCAgaaagaacaaataaaacactggcCATTCAAGTTTTCACACTTCAGCCTTTGCACaaggaagaagtttcagctggttgcaatcttcactgctagatgccacaaaatcctacactggaccttaaaatgTTCTCCATCTTTAAACCCAGTGCTCCCAGTTTATGACGCAGGTTTTCTTTCAAATACAGAGTGATTTTGTCAGACTTGATAAAGCTCCACCCAAGGCCACAGAGGACATTATAAGACTGTTGTCACATACTGAGTAGTACTCCTCATGGCAAGTAAACTGACCTTTGAATGTGAGATTGGTAGTGTTCCAGTTTAGACTGATTGTGTCAACAGGACAATTTCTATGACACATAATTATGCTTATAGGTAATGGTGGAAAAAGAACTCAGATGTTTCACTTACCCTAGGTAAAAATAGTAATACTGCAGtataaaaaatattctgttacaatcctgcattcaaaatattacttaagtaaaagtgcaAAAGCATTCAAATCAAAATAttcttaaagtaccaaaagtaaaagtactcataatACAGAATGGTCCTTGGCTTATATTATATCACTGGATTatgattattgatgcattaatgtgtaaatTACTTTTATGTTGCATCCAGTAAAGGTGGGGGTAATTTTATTTGCTTCATGTAGCCTACTGCTGCTGGGTGTTTTAATCCATGATAATACATAATAATTTATcaattgatttatattttaataatctgaatatgcaaagtaacaacagctaTCACATAAATTCAGAGCCGTAAAATGTACAATACTGCCTTGCAAAATGTAGTTAAATGGAAGTATAAAGTAACATTAAACTGACATACTTATGTTAAGTACAACTGAAAATTTGTACttcagtacagtacttgagtaaatgtagacctacttagttacattccactacTGCGCTTAGGCTTGCTGGAAACCTTTGTGTCATCACATACAACTTCATCTGGACCAGCTCCAGAAAGCCTGAGTCCCAGGTTTATGTTTAGGATTTGTAAAACCTGCTCTCTGGAGctggctgctgctctgtctgcttTGATCTGAAACATCCTGagaaattttaaaacatcttttctCCAATAGCTGCATATTAGAGCTTAAATGCTTGGTTGAGCCACTGATTAATTGGTTAATAAGTTGACACGAAAGTTAATCAGAAACTATTTTGCTGATTGATCATTCAGTAATTTCCAAGCACTGCTTTAAAGGAAGAAAGCCTCTATagcttaaatatttttttgtcatataagATATTAAACTGACTGGACTGTgggataaaacaagcaatttgaataCAACCTGGACTCTGGGcacttttcaccattttctaCCAATTTCTAGAAAAAGAATTAAGAATTAATCGATTAAGAAAAGTACTGGCAGATTAATTGACAacgaaaataatcattagcacGGCTAATCTTAGAGATTGTTTTCCCATTTCAGAGTGATCAATTATTTTACTTTGAAGGCCACATTGGCCTATATCCGGTATTGCTCTGGTAATCTCTGGCTGACTTGACTCAATTGACAGCCTCCCTCTTCCGTATGCCTCATGGCTCGCCCATCGACTACAGTTTGATATAACTGCAGACAGCATTTCCCAAGATGCATTGCCACTTGGCTGGAATGCGCTCACAGCAGTGATAGAGCAGTAGTTTGATGGTGATAGTTTATGACAAAATACGACAACTTTTTCCAGAAGGATCTAACTGCAGACCTCACTCCCTACAGTCAGGGACCCTGCACTCCTCCCCTCGGCCCTCATGCCTCTGGCCCCGGCATTAAAGGCTGCAGCTGGACCCTGTTTATCCAGAGCGTCAACACTCATAGAACAACAGCTTTTCTCTACATGATGATAACCGTAGTGATGGTTTTATGTTGGCTATCAGTCTGACAGGCCCGGACAGGTCTGTGTAGCTTCTACTGAATGGCTTCTGGGAAACAATTACAAAGTTATGACACAGGGGATTTTGCTTGAACTGGTTGCATGGATGACTGACATTGTACTTAAAGTATGTACACCCGTTAGAGGACAGGAAAATTCAAAATAGGATATTTTCTTTGTGCAGCCCATTTCTCCAAGACATAACTGAGCTCAATATAACATTTTCTCATACTTCTTCATAATTCAGCTCTTGAGAAATAGCCTTCGTCTTGTCTCAGCCCGATCTGAATTCAGCTTGAGATAATAGTCAgatcaaagagaaaaagaaacaaaaccctTGATACTCTGTTGCTGAGAACCCTTCCAGAAGCCTAGCACAGCAAAAGAACTCCCACTGAGTTATTCTTTTGCTCCTTATCTCTTCTAAAGGGGAGAAAAACAGATCAGAACTGAGTTATTTACTTCCCATGAGATGAGGAAAAGCAAAACTTTAAGTCCAATCAAGTCATCACAGGTAGAGTTTTAAAGGTTATCAGCACATTGTTCCACTGACCATGAGAGTTTAcagctgctgccgctgctgctgctgctgctgcagggccCCTGTTCCAAAAGCTTGTTTCACTGAGTTTTCTGCAGCCTTGCTGATTAAATCACAGGCTCCTGTCAAATCTGGCACATGGAAACTATGTAAAAACATCACTTTTCTCAGTAAGGCAACTCAATTTCGAAACACTCTTTGCATAGAGACGAAGACCACCGGTTTCATGGTGAAAAGGTGGGGGCTaactttctgttttcatttggatCATTGTGCTTTTGAGGTTCCCAATTAGTAGAGCATATCTACATCTTAAACTTGCTATCTGTTATCCCGCTGTGTGAGTGGCACAGGGGCTGGTATTTAAACACCAAATATGCATGCTTATAGCAGACAGGTTGTTTTGAGGTGAAACCAACTCAGACATGAGTCAAAAGTTCCAAGTTGGGCCAGAACTTTCTTCCCCTCCTCTCGCGCTCCAGGCGGGAGGTGGAGCCAGGCTGAGCCGAGCACGCCCCTTCTGATGGAGCGACCGGGCTCCCAGTCATCAAGTCAGTCAGTGAAGTTTATGTTCCAGAGGAGATAACCTGTAAAGGTCAGATGAAACTTTGATGATCCCCGCGGAAGCATTGGATAATACCAACCATGGCGAGGTCAAAGGCGAGAGTGTACACTTGTTGcgcactgatgctgctctgtgtggTTGCTGTCATTGTGTGTATAGCTGTGCTCGTGAGGCGCAAGTGTCCAGGTGACACTTTCTCAAGCGCTGCAGTGGCCGCAGACTCTGGGAGGTGTTCGCAGATTGCACGGTGAGTGGCACTTTACACTTCTGTTATGATGGCAACACAAACATTCCCATTTGTCCTGGTCAGTTAGGCGCCTATGAGGAGCGGCATTACGCACAGCGCGCACTGGCTATCTTGATGAGGAGTAACTAAAACTATCTGCTAACTATATTCTATTCATACTATATTAAAGGCTTAAAGACCTCAGTAGCGATGTGACAACTTCAATTCTCAGAAATATGCCTGGCTCAACCAAATGTAAGACCATATATAGAACATATTATTAACACTAACATGCTTTCCGTTACACCAGCCtatgcaaaacacaaacacgccATTTGCTTACCTGGCAGGTTGGCTAACTTAGGCATAAGGGAAATAGCATAGCATTTGAGTGATGACTGTAAAATCTTTCAGAGACATACTTCAGAAAGGAGGCTCAGCGGTAGATGGCGCCattgctgcgctgctgtgcacCTCCGTCATCAACCCGCAGAGTATGGGCCTCGGAGGGGGGTCCATATTCACAGTGATGGACAGCTCTGGTAACAGCCACATTCATTCAGCCCTATAATAAATACAGCAGAAGTAACCAGTGTTACTCAGTGGAGACAAATGGTATTATCTCCTCTTTTTAAAGGCAAAGTGAAAATCATCAACTCCAGAGAGACTGTACCTGGGAAGTTTAAATCTGACCTGCTCAAGTCATGTCCCAAGACCTTCCAGTTTATGTCAGGTACTGCTCTGACATTTCACACCATCACAGACCTGCAAGTTTATTTTCCTGATTCTTTTGTTGGGAgcatttcttgtttttcttgctcAGACTGTTGTTGTGACAGGTGTTAGGTTACTAGGTCTCTGCATTATAATGCAAGAGGGAGCAGGGGGAAGCCCAGATATTCTGCTCCTTTTGAGAAATTCAGCGTGGTTCACATCTGAGGAACTTTTAGTTACCACATAAGGGCACACAGTTAAAATATTTATGTCAGGTCTAGGGCTGAATGTGCTGTCAGTCCTTTCTTGGACatgtaaatgtctttgttttttgcttccTATGCAGTTGAGTGTGGTTGTATACATATTTGGGGCCCAACAGACCTGACATAGGAACTGGCCACCAGCTGAGCTCTCAGCCAAGACCCCACACACAGTGAAACAGGAGGCCTTCACTAGCCATTAATCATGATGCGACATGTTCTTGTAAGCCTGTATAAGAAGATAGGAAAGAACGATAAAGAACTGATACTATGAGAACATTATTAGGCAGCAGCAACCTTTGTTTACTGTGTAGCATTAAGCTATAAAACAATATTGTTTTACAAATGGATAACATTTGTATGGAGGAGCGTccacaaatacatttctgttagacatttaaaagaTGTGAATCACTATCATTCCAATATTTCGGATTTTCCCTACCTCAGGGGTGTCAGAAGTTCCCTGATTCTTAACTCAAGTATCTTAAGTAAATGTTCTGCATTCAAATCCTCCTTAAGTAAACGTACAGAAGTATTATTAGTAAAAACTGCTTAAAGTGTGACAGCAACAGTACTAAAATTGTCTCTGTTGgtcgtaagtgctatattgtaggcaactggacttgcttgcatttcttgatccctccccagacgacttcacacccattcacccctggtcccatCTGAtcctaacgactcacatggtggccaggtgggtcagcgactcacattgtgacattaacgactctgaaactaagagctcacgcgacccctacgactctgcaagggttcccacccacacagggtttatagcctgcaacttcgtaccagtcatttagaactgag from Epinephelus moara isolate mb chromosome 8, YSFRI_EMoa_1.0, whole genome shotgun sequence includes these protein-coding regions:
- the asphd2 gene encoding aspartate beta-hydroxylase domain-containing protein 2, translating into MEWSLENVREMVAGGMQSIRECEICAFAIAMCVLLLFMWYCYRVGREHGSSPLRGRYLAGPSRIGGVVGGFMSSDCRGRGKGKHGSMLEEQNGFAFCQSSECFRCTSAGESLNQRLYHSLQDYAKRYTWSGMGRVHKGVRDQGRYLNSRPTIQRPEVFFLPDLPSAPFFSREVQRHDVELLEQSFPALLAEFESIYHQPPARSGSSLPPGWKANNTPRGQWWTYYLVNQGTPLVLNVRRCPRAWRVLGQLRTFIANNVFGNACFSVLTPGALITEHYGPTNVRLRCHLGLRVPPSCELVVGGEPQCWSEGSCLLFDDSFLHRAFHEGGAEDGPRVVFMVDLWHPNVAAAERQALDYIFTPGRLEDKEGK